In a genomic window of Paracoccaceae bacterium:
- a CDS encoding TrbC/VirB2 family protein, whose protein sequence is MIRHIHRLRAQARHAAIFACVSLMLASPARAAGSSMPWEAPLQSILESIEGPVAKIIAVIIIIVTGLTLAFGDSSGGFRRLIQIVFGISIAFAASSFFLSFFSFGGGALI, encoded by the coding sequence ATGATCCGACACATTCACCGCTTGCGCGCGCAGGCTCGCCATGCCGCCATCTTTGCTTGCGTCAGCCTGATGCTGGCCAGTCCTGCCCGGGCCGCAGGCTCGTCCATGCCCTGGGAAGCGCCGCTGCAATCGATCCTCGAGTCGATCGAGGGGCCGGTCGCCAAGATCATCGCGGTGATCATCATTATCGTCACCGGCCTGACGCTGGCCTTCGGGGACAGTTCCGGGGGTTTTCGTCGCCTGATCCAGATCGTCTTCGGCATCTCCATCGCCTTCGCGGCGAGTTCCTTCTTCCTGAGTTTCTTCAGCTTCGGCGGCGGAGCCCTGATCTGA